In Geopsychrobacter electrodiphilus DSM 16401, a single window of DNA contains:
- the ftsW gene encoding putative lipid II flippase FtsW yields the protein MRLHRDFDTTLLLLAVALTCLGVVMVFSSSCVVAGEKYGDAFFFLKKQLKFALVGGLLMALTMYVDYEFWRKIAIPLLLLGICLLALLFVPGMGVTAGGAARWLRLPGITVQPAEFVKLGLVLYLASSMTRKKEKIRSFKLGLLPYILVLGAILGLLLLQPDLGSAMIISGVALTMLLMAGARWSFVVPLVLSVLPAVYFMIMHVDYRRRRILAFLNPWKDPYDTGFQIIQSMIAFGSGGVFGKGLGGSEQKLFFLPEAHTDFIFSVIGEELGLIGVLAVSGIFLLLVLRGLRIAWYATDPFARYLAFGLTLLLGMEAFVNMAVCLGLLPTKGLALPFISYGGTSLIASLVAVGILLNISSRIEVPQ from the coding sequence ATGAGGTTGCATCGTGACTTCGATACGACACTGCTTTTGCTGGCGGTGGCCCTGACCTGCCTTGGGGTGGTGATGGTGTTCTCCTCATCCTGTGTTGTGGCCGGTGAAAAATATGGCGACGCGTTCTTTTTCTTAAAGAAACAGCTTAAATTTGCCCTGGTCGGTGGTCTGTTGATGGCTCTGACGATGTATGTCGATTACGAATTCTGGCGCAAAATAGCGATCCCGCTGCTGCTGCTGGGAATCTGCCTGCTGGCACTGCTGTTTGTGCCGGGGATGGGGGTTACGGCCGGGGGCGCTGCACGTTGGTTACGGCTTCCCGGCATCACTGTCCAACCGGCAGAGTTCGTCAAACTGGGACTGGTGCTTTATCTCGCCAGTTCGATGACGCGCAAGAAGGAGAAAATCCGTTCATTCAAGCTGGGACTCCTCCCTTATATCCTGGTTTTGGGGGCGATCCTCGGGCTCTTGTTGCTGCAGCCGGACCTTGGCAGCGCCATGATCATATCGGGTGTCGCCCTGACGATGCTGTTGATGGCGGGGGCGCGCTGGAGTTTCGTTGTCCCGCTGGTGTTGTCCGTCTTGCCGGCGGTTTATTTTATGATCATGCACGTTGATTACCGGCGGCGGCGGATTCTGGCGTTTTTAAATCCCTGGAAAGATCCTTATGACACAGGATTCCAGATCATCCAGAGCATGATTGCCTTCGGTAGCGGCGGCGTTTTTGGCAAAGGCTTGGGCGGCAGTGAGCAGAAACTCTTTTTCCTGCCCGAGGCACACACCGACTTCATCTTTTCGGTGATTGGCGAAGAATTGGGTTTGATCGGAGTGCTGGCGGTCAGTGGAATTTTTCTGCTGCTGGTGCTGAGGGGCTTGCGTATCGCCTGGTACGCGACCGACCCTTTTGCGCGCTATCTGGCCTTTGGCCTGACTCTGCTGCTCGGAATGGAGGCCTTTGTCAATATGGCGGTTTGTCTCGGGTTACTTCCGACCAAGGGACTGGCCTTGCCGTTCATAAGTTATGGCGGTACCAGCCTGATTGCCAGCCTTGTCGCGGTCGGGATATTGCTGAATATCTCAAGCAGGATTGAGGTGCCGCAATGA
- the murB gene encoding UDP-N-acetylmuramate dehydrogenase has product MSISYAIGWLKNFVCGDDMKQLLENLIQGFQGEFLRQEPMSAHTSWQLGGPAEIFLIPQNREDLQLALRGIHQLRLPWLVLGNGSNLLVSDQGFHGVVLQLKNLSRIDLLPGGKLEVEAGVQLGDLIRRCCQQGLGGLEELSGIPGSIGGALLMNAGALNTEIGNLVNQISLTDGLGEWVLRREQIDFSYRFSGFDQKDVIQSAILKLEEVDPVELETRRQLVLTRRRQVQKVTGAHAGSVFKNPSGESAWKLIEQAGMRGQQRGRALVSPEHCNHIVNLGGASAEDVMTLIKAVQQAVFLNAGQQLELEVRMVGWEDEG; this is encoded by the coding sequence ATGTCAATCAGCTATGCGATCGGCTGGCTGAAAAACTTCGTTTGCGGGGATGATATGAAGCAGCTCCTCGAGAATCTGATTCAAGGTTTTCAGGGCGAATTTCTTCGTCAGGAACCGATGTCGGCGCATACCAGCTGGCAGCTGGGTGGACCGGCCGAGATCTTTCTGATCCCGCAGAATCGTGAAGATCTGCAGCTGGCGCTGAGGGGAATCCATCAACTTCGGTTACCCTGGCTGGTCCTTGGCAATGGTAGCAACCTGCTGGTGTCGGATCAGGGCTTTCACGGAGTGGTGCTCCAGCTCAAAAATTTGAGCCGGATCGATCTTCTCCCAGGTGGGAAGCTTGAAGTTGAAGCCGGGGTTCAGTTAGGGGATTTGATCCGTCGTTGTTGCCAGCAGGGTTTAGGGGGACTGGAAGAACTGAGCGGAATTCCGGGGTCGATTGGCGGGGCGCTGCTAATGAACGCCGGAGCGCTGAATACCGAAATTGGAAATTTGGTGAATCAGATTTCCTTGACTGACGGGCTGGGTGAGTGGGTTCTGCGCCGCGAGCAGATCGATTTTTCTTATCGTTTCTCGGGATTTGATCAGAAAGACGTCATCCAGTCCGCCATCTTGAAACTTGAAGAAGTTGATCCTGTAGAGCTGGAAACGCGTCGCCAGTTGGTCTTGACGCGGCGGCGGCAGGTGCAGAAGGTCACAGGAGCCCATGCCGGGTCAGTGTTCAAAAATCCCTCGGGAGAATCGGCCTGGAAGTTGATTGAACAAGCAGGAATGCGTGGGCAGCAGCGAGGCAGGGCGCTGGTTTCGCCCGAACATTGTAATCACATTGTTAATCTGGGCGGCGCCAGCGCAGAGGATGTCATGACCCTGATAAAGGCGGTGCAGCAGGCGGTGTTTCTGAACGCGGGACAGCAGCTCGAACTGGAAGTTCGTATGGTCGGTTGGGAGGACGAGGGATGA
- the ftsA gene encoding cell division protein FtsA, with translation MSSKRENLIVGLDIGTTKICCIVGNMTEEGLDIVGIGSSPSKGLRKGVVINIESTVESIKKAVREAELMAGCEIKTVYAGIAGGHIKGLNSQGVIAIKNREVSPEDLTRVIDAAKAIAIPMDREVLHILPQEFIIDDQDGIREPLGMSGVRLEAKVHIVTGAVASAQNIVKSCNRAGVDVADIVLEQLASSEAVLSADEKELGVALIDLGGGTSDIAIFSEGAIKHTAVLSIGGDHLTNDIAVGLRTPMAEAEKIKKHYGCCLTSMVGREETIEVPSVGGREARVLSRQLLAEILEPRVEEIFTLVNREIIKSGYADLIASGIVITGGSSILPGMPELAEQIFNLPVRRGLPQGIGGLTDVVNSPVYATGVGLVKYGSKNAHRPPFKIGQDKVFEKVIQRMKEWFGEFF, from the coding sequence ATGAGTAGTAAACGTGAAAATTTAATTGTTGGTCTCGATATCGGTACCACGAAAATCTGTTGCATCGTGGGCAACATGACCGAAGAGGGTCTGGATATTGTGGGGATCGGATCCAGTCCGTCCAAAGGGCTACGCAAGGGCGTGGTCATAAATATCGAAAGTACGGTCGAGTCGATTAAGAAGGCGGTGCGCGAAGCCGAACTGATGGCGGGTTGTGAAATTAAAACCGTCTATGCCGGGATCGCAGGAGGGCATATCAAAGGGTTGAATTCGCAAGGGGTGATCGCGATCAAAAATCGCGAGGTCTCGCCCGAAGACCTGACCCGGGTGATTGACGCAGCCAAAGCGATTGCGATTCCGATGGATCGGGAAGTCCTGCATATCCTGCCACAGGAATTTATCATCGACGATCAGGATGGCATCCGCGAGCCCCTCGGAATGAGTGGGGTGCGACTTGAAGCCAAGGTGCACATTGTGACCGGTGCGGTCGCAAGTGCTCAGAACATTGTTAAAAGTTGCAATCGTGCCGGAGTCGATGTGGCTGACATCGTGCTCGAACAGTTAGCCTCGAGCGAAGCAGTTCTCTCCGCCGATGAAAAAGAGCTCGGGGTGGCGTTGATCGATCTGGGCGGCGGGACTTCGGATATTGCGATCTTCTCGGAAGGGGCCATCAAGCATACAGCGGTGCTCTCTATTGGTGGCGATCATCTGACGAATGATATCGCCGTCGGGTTGCGCACCCCAATGGCAGAGGCGGAGAAGATCAAAAAACATTACGGCTGCTGTTTGACTTCGATGGTCGGGCGCGAAGAGACGATCGAAGTCCCCTCGGTGGGAGGACGTGAGGCGCGGGTGCTCTCCCGTCAACTGTTAGCCGAAATTCTGGAACCACGGGTTGAGGAAATTTTTACCCTGGTCAATCGTGAAATTATCAAGAGTGGTTATGCCGATTTGATTGCGTCGGGAATCGTGATTACCGGTGGTTCCTCTATCCTCCCGGGGATGCCCGAATTGGCAGAGCAGATCTTTAACCTGCCGGTTCGACGTGGTTTACCACAAGGGATTGGAGGTCTGACCGATGTCGTGAATTCGCCGGTTTATGCGACGGGCGTGGGACTGGTCAAGTATGGAAGCAAAAACGCCCATCGACCTCCGTTCAAGATCGGCCAGGATAAGGTTTTTGAAAAGGTAATTCAGCGCATGAAAGAATGGTTTGGCGAATTTTTTTAA
- the murC gene encoding UDP-N-acetylmuramate--L-alanine ligase, protein MYGRIRKIHFIGIGGIGMSGIAELLLNLEYHVSGSDLRETDTTRRLRQLGGEISIGHAEENIAGADVVVTSTAVKVDNPEVVAAHREHIAVIPRAEMLAELMRMKYGIAVAGTHGKTTTTSMMAVVLTHAGVDPTSVIGGKVDAIGSNAKLGRGKFLVAEADESDGSFMHLSPTIAVVTNIDEDHLDFYSGIEEIRAIFVAFINKVPFYGRAILCLDDPQIQEILPQVKKRYLTYGLSSQADFQATEIRMRQGRTSFMAHFKGEELGRISFHMPGRHNVLNALAVLAVAMELGVPFRTIVGGFRNFGGVQRRFQIRDEVGGVMIVDDYGHHPAEIRATLAAAKSGWNKRVVAVFQPHRYSRTKALFTDFLTAFYQADCLIVTDIYAAGEAPLEGADAEALVAGIREHGHRDVTFCRSLDDAVLVLEQHVEPGDMVITLGAGNVNQLCDRLAEKLRLRG, encoded by the coding sequence ATGTACGGACGGATTCGTAAAATTCATTTTATCGGCATCGGTGGCATCGGCATGAGCGGTATCGCTGAACTTCTGCTGAACCTTGAGTACCACGTGTCGGGATCCGATCTGCGTGAAACGGATACCACCCGCCGGCTGCGGCAACTGGGTGGTGAGATCAGTATCGGGCACGCCGAAGAGAATATCGCCGGCGCAGATGTGGTCGTGACCTCCACCGCGGTCAAGGTGGACAACCCTGAGGTCGTGGCTGCCCACCGCGAACATATTGCGGTGATTCCGCGCGCCGAGATGTTGGCCGAACTGATGCGCATGAAGTATGGCATCGCCGTCGCCGGAACTCACGGCAAGACCACGACAACCAGCATGATGGCGGTTGTTTTGACCCACGCGGGGGTTGATCCGACCTCGGTGATCGGTGGGAAGGTCGATGCGATCGGCAGCAATGCCAAGCTCGGGCGCGGCAAGTTTCTGGTCGCCGAAGCGGATGAGTCGGACGGCAGTTTCATGCATCTCTCCCCGACCATCGCCGTGGTCACCAATATTGATGAAGACCACCTAGATTTCTATAGCGGGATCGAAGAGATTCGGGCAATTTTCGTTGCATTTATAAACAAGGTCCCTTTTTACGGCCGTGCCATCCTCTGCCTCGACGATCCACAGATTCAGGAGATTCTACCTCAGGTCAAAAAGCGTTACCTGACCTATGGACTGAGCAGTCAGGCTGACTTCCAGGCCACAGAGATTCGTATGCGCCAGGGGCGGACCAGTTTTATGGCGCATTTCAAGGGAGAAGAATTGGGGCGGATCTCTTTCCACATGCCGGGTCGACATAATGTCCTGAACGCGTTAGCGGTGCTGGCCGTGGCGATGGAGCTCGGCGTTCCGTTTCGTACGATCGTGGGTGGATTTCGCAACTTTGGCGGTGTACAGCGTCGGTTCCAGATCCGAGATGAAGTTGGCGGCGTGATGATTGTTGATGACTACGGGCATCATCCGGCAGAGATCCGCGCGACCCTGGCGGCCGCTAAATCGGGGTGGAACAAACGCGTGGTGGCGGTCTTTCAGCCGCATCGTTACAGTCGCACCAAGGCGCTGTTTACTGATTTTTTGACCGCCTTTTATCAGGCTGACTGTTTGATTGTGACTGATATCTACGCGGCCGGGGAAGCACCACTCGAAGGGGCCGACGCCGAAGCGCTGGTCGCAGGAATCCGTGAACATGGCCACCGTGATGTGACCTTTTGCCGCAGCCTGGATGACGCCGTGCTTGTTCTGGAGCAACATGTCGAGCCGGGAGATATGGTGATCACCCTGGGAGCAGGGAATGTCAATCAGCTATGCGATCGGCTGGCTGAAAAACTTCGTTTGCGGGGATGA
- a CDS encoding D-alanine--D-alanine ligase has protein sequence MTLIEKAEMKTRTIGVLYGGISAEREISLKTGTAVLNALVAEGYKAVGIDVGLNLPIQLRDAGIEVAFIALHGRFGEDGRVQGLLEMLQIPYTGSGVLASSLSIDKVATKQMLLYHELPTPGFQVLKGENAAEKVINTCRHLPLVVKPSREGSTIGISIVHSLEALRHGIDTAAALDGTVLIEEYIDGQELTVSVLNGEALPVIQIVPKTGFYDFHAKYTVGQTEYLLPAPIDAGVYSRVQEAAVEACRVLGCRGAARVDFMLREKEFYCLEVNTIPGMTETSLLPKAAKAAGLEFAELVESILLDADLDK, from the coding sequence ATGACATTGATCGAAAAAGCCGAGATGAAAACCAGAACGATCGGTGTCCTGTACGGCGGTATCTCAGCTGAACGTGAAATTTCGCTCAAAACCGGAACGGCGGTCTTGAATGCATTGGTGGCCGAGGGTTACAAGGCGGTGGGGATCGATGTCGGATTGAATCTGCCGATCCAGCTGCGGGATGCCGGTATCGAAGTCGCATTTATCGCGCTGCACGGTCGTTTCGGTGAAGATGGCCGTGTTCAGGGGCTGTTGGAGATGCTGCAGATCCCCTATACCGGTAGCGGCGTTTTGGCTTCGAGTCTGTCGATCGACAAGGTCGCCACCAAGCAGATGCTGCTCTATCACGAACTCCCGACCCCTGGTTTTCAGGTGTTGAAAGGGGAAAACGCTGCGGAAAAGGTAATCAATACCTGTCGCCATCTGCCGTTAGTCGTGAAGCCTTCGCGCGAGGGATCGACCATCGGAATCAGCATTGTGCACAGCCTTGAAGCCTTGCGTCACGGGATTGATACGGCTGCCGCGCTGGATGGCACGGTATTGATTGAGGAATATATCGATGGCCAGGAACTGACGGTGTCGGTATTAAACGGTGAGGCGCTGCCGGTGATCCAGATTGTCCCGAAGACCGGATTTTACGACTTTCATGCCAAATATACCGTCGGGCAGACTGAATATCTTTTGCCGGCGCCGATTGATGCAGGGGTCTACAGTCGCGTCCAGGAAGCGGCGGTCGAGGCCTGCAGAGTGCTCGGATGTCGCGGCGCCGCTCGGGTAGATTTTATGCTGCGTGAAAAAGAATTTTACTGCCTCGAGGTGAACACAATTCCCGGGATGACCGAAACCAGTTTGTTGCCAAAAGCGGCCAAAGCCGCTGGGCTCGAGTTTGCGGAGCTGGTTGAATCGATTCTGCTCGATGCCGATCTTGATAAGTAG
- the murG gene encoding undecaprenyldiphospho-muramoylpentapeptide beta-N-acetylglucosaminyltransferase: MKMLLAGGGTGGHLFPALAIAEQLLRDDSQSEVCFVGTKKGLEARLLPKLGFQLEFIDMVGVVGRGVRGIVQLLPKMLKSLRQSWLILQRFQPDIVVGVGGYASFPVLITSKLKGIPFILHEQNAVPGLSNRVLAGFARRICLSIPDSGKRLPRHKLVMTGNPLRQAVAELSSALPGSGEILAFGGSRGAHAINELLAESLPLLRRHGVTVKVVHQTGDADLDQIRAVYQSQGETNIEVIPFIEDMASAYKNSRLVICRAGATTIAELCACGRPALMIPLPSSAADHQTANARAMEAAGAAIMLTQHETSAEKLANTIAELWLNRDRLQVMAEAAASLGQKDAARRVVAVCIQVLTEG, from the coding sequence ATGAAAATGCTGCTGGCCGGTGGTGGTACCGGCGGACATCTCTTCCCGGCCCTTGCAATTGCCGAGCAATTGCTGCGCGATGACAGTCAGTCAGAGGTCTGTTTTGTCGGGACGAAGAAGGGGCTTGAGGCCAGACTTCTGCCTAAGTTGGGCTTTCAGCTTGAGTTTATAGACATGGTCGGGGTGGTGGGTCGCGGGGTGCGCGGTATTGTGCAGCTGCTCCCGAAAATGCTGAAAAGTTTGCGCCAGTCCTGGCTGATTCTGCAACGTTTTCAACCCGATATTGTGGTCGGTGTCGGCGGCTATGCCTCCTTTCCGGTCTTGATCACCTCAAAACTAAAAGGTATTCCCTTCATCCTGCACGAGCAGAACGCAGTGCCAGGCTTGAGTAATCGCGTTCTGGCCGGGTTTGCCCGCCGGATCTGCCTGTCGATTCCAGACAGCGGCAAGCGTTTACCCAGGCACAAGCTGGTGATGACTGGTAATCCCTTACGTCAGGCCGTTGCTGAGCTGAGTTCCGCACTCCCGGGCAGTGGGGAAATCTTGGCTTTTGGTGGGAGTCGCGGCGCCCACGCGATTAACGAACTGCTGGCTGAGTCTCTCCCCTTGTTGCGCCGGCACGGGGTCACAGTAAAGGTGGTACACCAGACCGGTGACGCCGACCTGGACCAGATTCGGGCAGTTTATCAGTCACAGGGTGAAACAAACATTGAAGTTATCCCTTTTATCGAAGATATGGCAAGTGCTTATAAAAACTCGCGTCTGGTCATCTGCCGGGCCGGCGCGACAACGATTGCTGAGTTGTGCGCCTGTGGCCGACCCGCGCTGATGATTCCCTTGCCGTCTTCTGCGGCGGATCACCAGACTGCAAATGCGCGCGCTATGGAAGCTGCGGGTGCCGCAATTATGCTGACGCAGCATGAAACAAGTGCTGAAAAGTTGGCGAATACCATTGCGGAACTCTGGCTGAACAGAGATCGCTTGCAGGTCATGGCCGAGGCAGCGGCTTCACTGGGCCAAAAGGATGCAGCTCGCAGGGTCGTTGCGGTTTGTATCCAAGTTTTAACCGAGGGTTAA
- the murD gene encoding UDP-N-acetylmuramoyl-L-alanine--D-glutamate ligase — protein MDYLQQKIVVIGAGLSGQALVRFFCGKGAEVTLSDRRGQADLPDFENLADCKLSFDLGGHSIELFRQADLIAVSPGVPLNIEPLIEAAKAGVKILGEVEIAVRELKAPMIAITGTNGKSTTTSLIGEMLKGWGKNCFVGGNLGTPLVSACGKGYDSLVVELSSFQLEALETFSPNFALMLNLSEDHLDRYSDFNSYLAAKEAIFSNMGAGQYAILNENDARVRELIVPVAIKKIWFSAIRLLDEGMGRRENQLVWRWQGNEVRFDLEQLKIKGEHNIENAMAAMIAPLVMGMPAELAWQRVCAFTGLPHRMQQVSRFKGLTWINDSKGTNVGSVVKSLAGLTAPVTLIAGGKDKGGDYAPLREPLSQKVACLVLLGEATGRMDAALADCCPTRHAADMAEAVRVAAEETTSGGTVLLSPACSSFDMYTSYAARGDDFVCRIKDLEERE, from the coding sequence ATGGATTATCTGCAGCAAAAAATTGTGGTAATCGGCGCCGGCCTCTCAGGTCAGGCGCTGGTACGTTTTTTCTGCGGCAAAGGTGCAGAAGTCACCTTGTCCGACCGTCGTGGGCAGGCCGATCTGCCCGATTTTGAGAATTTAGCTGATTGCAAGCTGTCCTTCGATCTGGGAGGGCACAGTATCGAGCTCTTCAGGCAGGCCGATCTGATTGCGGTCAGCCCCGGAGTGCCACTGAATATTGAACCGCTGATCGAGGCTGCAAAGGCGGGGGTCAAAATTCTCGGAGAAGTTGAAATCGCGGTCCGTGAACTAAAAGCGCCGATGATCGCGATTACCGGAACCAATGGAAAATCGACAACCACCAGCTTGATCGGCGAAATGCTTAAGGGCTGGGGCAAGAACTGTTTTGTCGGCGGAAACCTGGGGACACCTCTGGTGTCCGCCTGCGGGAAGGGCTACGACAGCCTGGTGGTTGAGCTCTCCTCGTTTCAGCTCGAAGCGCTTGAAACCTTCTCCCCAAACTTTGCCTTGATGCTCAATTTGAGCGAAGACCATCTGGATCGTTACTCCGACTTCAACAGCTATCTGGCGGCGAAAGAGGCGATCTTCAGCAATATGGGCGCGGGTCAGTACGCGATCCTCAACGAGAATGATGCACGGGTGCGAGAACTCATTGTTCCTGTTGCAATCAAAAAAATATGGTTTTCAGCCATCCGTCTCCTCGATGAGGGGATGGGCCGGCGTGAAAATCAACTGGTCTGGCGTTGGCAGGGGAATGAAGTCCGCTTTGATCTTGAGCAGTTGAAGATTAAGGGGGAACACAATATTGAAAATGCCATGGCAGCGATGATTGCGCCGCTTGTCATGGGGATGCCAGCCGAACTGGCGTGGCAGAGAGTCTGTGCATTTACCGGTTTGCCTCACCGGATGCAGCAGGTGTCACGCTTTAAGGGGCTGACCTGGATCAATGATTCAAAGGGAACCAATGTCGGCAGTGTCGTGAAGAGCCTGGCGGGCCTGACGGCTCCGGTGACCCTGATCGCCGGGGGAAAGGATAAGGGGGGCGACTATGCCCCGCTGCGCGAACCGCTCAGCCAGAAGGTCGCCTGCCTGGTGTTGCTAGGTGAAGCAACTGGTCGAATGGATGCGGCATTGGCAGACTGTTGTCCGACCCGTCATGCTGCCGATATGGCCGAGGCGGTAAGGGTGGCGGCTGAAGAGACGACCAGCGGCGGGACTGTCTTGTTATCGCCTGCCTGTTCAAGTTTTGATATGTACACCAGCTATGCCGCGCGCGGTGATGATTTTGTCTGCCGGATCAAAGATTTGGAGGAGCGCGAATGA
- a CDS encoding cell division protein FtsQ/DivIB encodes MHDLKANSSGSFRTGKQRVKENRKNKQKKPLNLRKILHRTLRVLVVGLSGALIVFGLVLVIQLLVASDLFRIDQVSITGEKQLSREKILALSDIQNGVSTFALDLALIGRKIEENPWVKSARVERIFPRQVNIQVEERVPLAIINLGYLYYLDQSGEVFKVLGQDDSLDFPVVTGFDRADLLARPEAGRQQLGQVVALIENLSQRKSFNLTEVSEIHQEQNGGLTLFTQNGGVKVKLGIGRLPEKLTRLERIYARLKPRLEMLEYIDLNVDKRIIVGIERRHAAAAS; translated from the coding sequence ATGCATGATCTGAAAGCCAACAGTAGCGGAAGCTTCCGAACCGGCAAACAAAGGGTTAAGGAGAACCGCAAAAACAAGCAGAAAAAACCGCTGAACCTGCGCAAGATTCTGCATCGGACCCTGCGGGTGCTTGTGGTTGGACTCTCAGGAGCTTTGATCGTCTTCGGACTGGTTCTGGTGATTCAGCTGTTGGTGGCTTCGGATCTGTTTCGTATCGATCAGGTGAGTATCACCGGGGAGAAGCAATTGAGTCGGGAGAAGATTCTGGCGCTGTCCGATATCCAGAATGGGGTAAGCACCTTCGCCCTTGATCTTGCGCTGATTGGCCGAAAAATCGAGGAGAACCCCTGGGTGAAGAGCGCCCGGGTTGAGCGGATTTTCCCGCGTCAGGTCAATATCCAGGTTGAGGAGAGGGTGCCGCTGGCGATCATCAATCTGGGCTATCTCTATTATCTGGACCAGTCGGGAGAGGTATTTAAGGTACTGGGGCAGGATGACAGTCTGGACTTTCCGGTGGTGACCGGCTTCGATCGTGCCGATCTGCTGGCCAGGCCCGAGGCAGGTCGGCAGCAACTGGGCCAGGTGGTGGCGTTGATCGAAAATCTAAGTCAGCGCAAAAGTTTCAACCTGACTGAGGTTTCGGAAATTCATCAGGAGCAGAATGGTGGACTGACCCTTTTTACCCAAAATGGCGGGGTCAAAGTCAAGTTGGGGATTGGCCGTCTGCCCGAAAAACTGACGCGACTCGAACGTATTTATGCGCGGCTGAAGCCACGCCTGGAAATGCTTGAATATATCGACCTGAATGTTGATAAACGGATTATTGTCGGAATTGAGCGGCGACATGCTGCTGCCGCAAGCTGA